Genomic segment of Chrysiogenia bacterium:
CGCTTCGGTGATGCTCTACAACGACCTGATCGGTACCAACAACCAGACGGATCTGGACCTGGGTTACGCCGTTGCGTTGGCATACACCACCGACGAGATGAGCGCGCGCCTGTCGTGGTTCGCCTCGCCCGAGGCATTTGATGCCGCGCGGCCCGGTCTACCGGCACCCATTGCCGCACTTGCCCTTGCCGACCCCGACAACAAGAATTGGGTCAATGTCGTCAACATCAACACGACCATGACGATGGATGAGATGAGCGCCTACCTCGATCTGACCTGGCGCCGCGACGGATTTGCGGGCTCCAAAGATCCCCAGGCGATTGCGATCGGACTGGGCGGCGAGCTCGATATGACGGATATGCTCTTCGGCGGACTCAGCTTTGAATGGGTTCATGGCAACAACGACGCGGGCTTCATTCCCGTCGGTCTGCTCAGCGGCACCGCCGGTATCAACAATGAAGACACGGTTGTTCTGAACCCCTACGTCGGAGTCCACCTTGCCGAGCGCACCGGCCTGACGCTGGGTTACAATCTGGAGCATCGCTCCATCGATATTCCCGGCGACAACAATCGCAACTTCCACACGGTCTATGTGATGGCCACGGCGGTGTTCGACTCGGGCAGCGAGCCCCGTTCGCCGACCCTCCATCCGCTCAACTAGTCCGCTCTTCGACGAGCGCAAACCAAAAACGGGCGCCCGATCGGGCGCCCGTTTCTTTTATACCCCGATCTTCGGGCAGAGCGCCTCGAGCGGGCATTGCTCGCACAGAGGCTTTCGCGCGTCGCAGATCTGGCGGCCGTGGTCGATCATGCGGTGGGAAAACATCGTCCAGTCTTTTCCCGGCAGCAGCTTCATCAGTTCGAACTCGACCTTGACCGGGTCGGTCTCACCCGTGAGCCCCATGCGGCGCGAGAGGCGCCCCATGTGCGTGTCCACCGTGATGCCGGGCACGCCGTAGGCGTTTCCCAGGATGACGTTGGCGGTCTTGCGACCAAAACCCGGAAGCGTGCGCAGGTCGTCCATATTGTCGGGGACATTGCCGCCGAATTCACCGACCACACGCTGGGCGAACCCGATCAGGTTCTTCGCCTTGTTGCGGTAGAAGCCGGTGGAGCGGATGACTTCTTCGACTTCGGCCTGCGGGGCCTTTGCCAGCGAGGGCGCATCGGGCCAGCGCTTGAACAGGTCGGGGGTCACCATGTTCACCCGCTTGTCGGTGCACTGGGCCGAGAGAATGGTAGCCACCGAGAGCTGATAGGCGTCCTTGAAGTTGAGCGCGCAATGGGAGTCGGGATAGGCCTTTGCCAGCGCATCGAAGATCTTTGCCGCGCGCTCGGTCCGCTTGGCAAGCGATTCCAGCCGCGCCTTGCGCACGGGCCGCTTCGCGGTTTTTTTTGCAGCCTTCTTCGGCGCTTTCTTGGCGACTTTCTTCTTCGCCTTTTTCGCAGTCGGGGACATGGGGAAACCTCCCGGCTTCCCTATGTAGCCGCTGGCGCCGCTGCGTGCGAGTGCTCAGCCCTTGGGCTTGTGGGACTTGCCGTGCGGATTTCTCAGACTGGCCTTCTTTTCCTTGGCATGGGGATTGGTGGTGGTGTCCTTCTTGATCGCCATCGCCGACTGCACCTTGCCGGGAGTCTTTTTGAGCGGCTTGCTCCGCTCGGGGTGATCGCGAATGACGTGGGTAGCGTTCTTTCTACTCATGGGTTTCGCCCTCCGGAAGTGAGTGCTTTTCACGCTATCGAAAGTGACAGCGCCGCGCCATGATTTTTCTCAGAGTTGCGCGAGGCCCCGAAGCCGTGTCACAAAACCGGGAGTCGAATCAGATACTTGGAGCGGGGTAATGGCGAAGGATCGCGTACGCGAAGAGGTAGCCGGGCAGCTTGCCGACCTGAAGGCACTGGAGCAGGACGCGCGGCTCTCGCGCCGGGCTTTTCTGCGCGGCAGCCTGCTGGGCAGCGCCGCGCTGGGCGTGGGCGCGCTGCTTCCGGCCGGGTGTGATTCCTACCCGGTGCCCGCCGCACAGAGTGCCGTCCTCAGCGACAAACAGCACGCGATTCTCTCGGCTATTTCCCGCGCGATCATCGGCGCGCCCGAGGATTTTCCCGACCCGGTGGAGTCCGGAACCGTCGCGCGACT
This window contains:
- the nth gene encoding endonuclease III, coding for MSPTAKKAKKKVAKKAPKKAAKKTAKRPVRKARLESLAKRTERAAKIFDALAKAYPDSHCALNFKDAYQLSVATILSAQCTDKRVNMVTPDLFKRWPDAPSLAKAPQAEVEEVIRSTGFYRNKAKNLIGFAQRVVGEFGGNVPDNMDDLRTLPGFGRKTANVILGNAYGVPGITVDTHMGRLSRRMGLTGETDPVKVEFELMKLLPGKDWTMFSHRMIDHGRQICDARKPLCEQCPLEALCPKIGV